Below is a window of Vibrio fortis DNA.
AATTATAAAAAAGGTCGAACACTTTTTCCCCATCACAGTTTTTGACCAAGACATCTCTATTATCAGCAAGTTAGAAGTGAGATTGGTTTTTTTTATAGTTAATGACGTAAAAAATTATCAACTACTTAACATGGCAATTTCTATTTGTGAGAACCTAAACAAAAAGATTATTGTTATATCAAATTGCTCTATAGAGAATAAAATTAGGTATAAGAAAAGTCTGATTGATATTATCGATGTGAATGAGATTGGCCTCACAAATGAACTCGAGATTCTCAAAATTAAGACAGATCATTTGTTCAATACACACTGTCAGATTGAAAGTAACAATCGAGAGCGAGATAGTGACACTTTATTTCTGAAACAAGTCTCAGAGTATATCTTGAGTAGGCTCACTACCGACATCCGAGAATCAGACCTTGCGGATATGTGTCACTGCTCGACAAGCTACTTTTCCAAAAAATTTCACCGACACTTTGGCGTTAGCTTTCGAGACTTTGTTTGCGATAAACGGATTCTGCTGGCTAAAGAGATTATGCAAAGGGATACAGACGCAAAAATCGCGGTGATCGCCTATCAATGTGGCTATAAAGATGTCTCATACTTTTCACGAATCTTTAAGAAGAGAACAGGGGTCACACCAGCAAGTTATCGACGAGCCTGCATAGATGACAAATAAACGCTAATTTTACTCCCTAAAAAAATATGCACGTGCTATCTTTAACATAATTTTAACAACAATAACTTAGCGAAAAACATGGAGTTAGACAATGATTCAGCCTAACGAGTTTAGCCAAGACCAAAACGAAGCTCTCCCTACACCAAATGAAATGATTTTAAAATGGGCAGAGGAGCGCCCAAACGAGGTCTATCTAAAACAGATCATCAATCGTCAGTTTGTCGAATTCACCTACAAAGAGGTGGCAGATAAAGCACTGAGACTGGTTACCGCACTTGAAGAACTTGGCGCCAAACCTGGCGATCGTGTTGCCCTAGTATCAAAAAACTGTGCCGAGTGGTTTATTACCGATTTAGCTATGATGCTGGGTGATTTTGTCAGTGTGCCAATTTTCCCTACAGCAGGTGCAGATACCATCGCTTACTGTATTGAACACAGTGAAAGTAAGATCGTCATCGCAGGTAAACTCGATGATCCTGCTGCAACTCAGCAAGTGATCGATGACAACCCGGAACTTATCAGCATTGCCCTGCCTTATGACACAGCAGCAAAATGCCAATACGCATTTAATGATCTAATCGACAAGAGTGCTCCATCATCAAAACGCCCTGTGCATCATGACGACAAGCTCATGTCACTGGTCTATACATCAGGGACTTCTGGTCAGCCCAAAGGGGCTATGTTGACCTATGGCGCCTTTACTTGGTCGGTTCAGCGTCTAATCGACCATATTGGTATTGAGAAAAACGACCGCCTATTCTCTTATCTACCACTGGCTCATATCACTGAGCGTGTTTACATCTTTGGCTCATCTGTCATGGGTGGTGTACCAACCGCATTCCCAGAGTCACTGGATACGTTTATTGAAGACGTGAAGATGCACAGACCGACTCTGTTCATTTCAGTGCCAAGACTCTGGACTCTATTCCAACAGCGAATTCAAGACAAGCTGCCGCAGAAGAAGCTCAATATTCTTCTCAAGATTCCTTTTGTTAACTCACTCATTAAGAAGAAGCTGGCAGATGGATTAGGGCTAGATCAAGCTCGAGTTCTTGGTTGTGGTTCTGCGCCAGTATCCCCTGCTCTACTAGATTGGTACGAGAGCGTAGGCTTACACATCACCGAAGCATGGGGAATGACAGAGTCGTTTGCTTACAGCACCCTTAATTACCCATTCAGAGCCGATAAGATTGGTTCTGTCGGTAATGCTGGCCCAGGTGTTGAGCTCAAGATTGCTGAAGACGATGAGATCTTAGTACGCAGTAAAGGTTTATTCTCTGGTTACTACAAGAATGATATCGCGACTCAAGAGTCATTCAATGCGGAAGGTTGGTTGCACACAGGTGATATCGGTGCGATTGATAGCGAAGGTTACTTGACGATTCAAGGTCGTAAAAAAGATACCTTCAAGACAGCAAAAGGTAAGTTCGTTGCACCTGTACCAATTGAGAAAAAGCTATTTGAGTACAGCCGTGTAGAGATGATGTGTTTGATCGGTCTAGGCTTGCCTGGCCCTATCCTACTTGTTGTTCCTCATGACTTCCCTAACTTCGACCGTGAACGCTACGAGAGAACCACTAAGCGAGTCATCGAGAAAATGAACTCACAGCTGGCGTCACACGAGAAGATCAAAGGCGTACTAATGATCAAAGAACCGTGGAGTATTGAGAATGGGATTCTGACCCCAACACTCAAGATCAAGCGTCATATTCTAGAGCAGAAGTACCACGAAGTTGGTCATAACTGGCCAAAAGACAAGTTGGTGGTTTGGGAAGAGTAATCGCCCTTAAGCCAAGTCCCTAAAAGCGAAGTAAGTTCT
It encodes the following:
- a CDS encoding helix-turn-helix domain-containing protein; protein product: MHLITPLLTDKKSRINSIIIKKVEHFFPITVFDQDISIISKLEVRLVFFIVNDVKNYQLLNMAISICENLNKKIIVISNCSIENKIRYKKSLIDIIDVNEIGLTNELEILKIKTDHLFNTHCQIESNNRERDSDTLFLKQVSEYILSRLTTDIRESDLADMCHCSTSYFSKKFHRHFGVSFRDFVCDKRILLAKEIMQRDTDAKIAVIAYQCGYKDVSYFSRIFKKRTGVTPASYRRACIDDK
- a CDS encoding AMP-binding protein, yielding MIQPNEFSQDQNEALPTPNEMILKWAEERPNEVYLKQIINRQFVEFTYKEVADKALRLVTALEELGAKPGDRVALVSKNCAEWFITDLAMMLGDFVSVPIFPTAGADTIAYCIEHSESKIVIAGKLDDPAATQQVIDDNPELISIALPYDTAAKCQYAFNDLIDKSAPSSKRPVHHDDKLMSLVYTSGTSGQPKGAMLTYGAFTWSVQRLIDHIGIEKNDRLFSYLPLAHITERVYIFGSSVMGGVPTAFPESLDTFIEDVKMHRPTLFISVPRLWTLFQQRIQDKLPQKKLNILLKIPFVNSLIKKKLADGLGLDQARVLGCGSAPVSPALLDWYESVGLHITEAWGMTESFAYSTLNYPFRADKIGSVGNAGPGVELKIAEDDEILVRSKGLFSGYYKNDIATQESFNAEGWLHTGDIGAIDSEGYLTIQGRKKDTFKTAKGKFVAPVPIEKKLFEYSRVEMMCLIGLGLPGPILLVVPHDFPNFDRERYERTTKRVIEKMNSQLASHEKIKGVLMIKEPWSIENGILTPTLKIKRHILEQKYHEVGHNWPKDKLVVWEE